ccagtggatagttctGATAagtgcggctacttcaccgcacccaaggaaagggtagtgtgagatgctctgcacaggggcagaaagctataaagccagtggatagtccTGATAAgcgcggctacttcaccgcacccaaggaaagggtattgtgagatgctctgcacaggggcagaaagctataaagccagtggatagtgaggataactgcggctacttcacccaacacagagaatggtatctgtgaaatactctgcaggggcccagggaatattagcgtactgtttagcaatgataactctgccgaatgcactgcacacagggaacagtatagctgaaatgctctgcagtggcccaggaaatattagcgtactgtttagcgatgagaactctgcctaatgcactgcacacatagaacggtatagctgaagtGCTCTGCAggtgcccaggaaatattagcgtactgtttagcgatgagaactctgcctaatgcactgcacatggtatagctgaaatgctctgcacagccagccacaacagtaatgcacacaatgaggagtagccttaagaaggactgttggggttcttaaagagaggatccctactctaacacttacCCTATATcagcaccagcactttccctaacctctgccagcatgtgtctgaggcgagccgcggatgGCACCAGCCTAAGTACTCGACGGTCACctaatcggcccagccactcactgccgtAGATGTGCAcaaggctggcacgtcacagcaggaagtggtaatgccttccccacatgttttttggctaaaatatggcgctaaacatgcggggaagggaaattaaattgactcgagtaccgcgtggtgttcatctcgagtaacgagcatctcaagtaccccaatactcgaacgagcatcaagctcagacgagtgtactcgctcatctctattcactattcctactgaggccaacataggggtcattattactactgaagcaacTGTgcgggacacttactactggggcccctgtagggggacacttttactactggggccactgtgggagtcatgattactactggggccactataactgctgaggccaatataagggacattattactactgaggccactatggggaacactattagtactgaggccactgtgggggactctAATACTGCTGGGGACACTTTAGGGGACACTATACTACTGGGACTAATgtaaggggacacttactacttgggccaccgcgagggacaatattactactgcggccactgtgggggtcactattactactgaggccaatattggGGttccttactactggggccaatgtggggatcactattactactgtgtccactttaggggacactattactaatgtggcgtccactattactactgggaccaatgtaatgggactctattactactgtggctaatatatgggttacaattactactgaggccatggtgggggacactataactactgaggccacggtgggctcactattattactggggccactttggggggttactattactactggggccactgtagggtcactattacaactgatgccactgtggggatcactattactgctgaggccactgcgggggtcactattagtactggggccactgtgggggacacggtTACTACTGGGATCAATGTAAATggacactattagtattgggaccactctggggggggggggtcaatattgccactgtaagggtcactattactactggggccactctggggccactattagtactggggccactgtggattcacttttactgctgggaccactgtggggggtcaccattactactgaggctagtgtcgggaacactattattactggggccactctggggggcagtattaaaacTGAAtctactgtggggttcactattactgctgaggccactggggaggacactattattactgaggcccctgtgggggacactgttggtactggtgccactgtggggggtcaatattactaatgaagccactgtggggttactattactactagggccactgtgggggttgctattgctactgaggccaatataggggtcactatttctgctgaggccactgtgggggacacaattactactgaggccactgtgcgggacactattactactgtggccattttggggtcactattactactgaggccactgtgggtttactattactactggtgccactggtggggtcactattgctactgtggccaatataggggtcactatttctgctgaggccactgtgggggccactattactactgaggcccctgtgggggccatttttactactgggccactataggggccactattactactggggtcactgtgggggccactattactaccgggagcAATGtaaggggacactatcactactgaggccaatattaggttactattactactgagacaactatatgggtcaatattactactgaggccactctgaggGCCAATATTGCTACCggggccaatattactactggggccactgtgggggccactgttactactgagaccaatgtAAGGGGACACTATTTATTATTGAGATCCcagcctgtagtcaagctcctCTTCTTCCTACTCCTCCTTCTACAAATAACTGTTTCtttgtaccaacctctggctttccccaactctgctacctgcctgctcccttgTACCTCAATCGAGATTATCTGTGTACTTCTGGCATCCCCCAACTCTGCTACCAGCAAGCTCCTTTGTACCACAACCAAGATTACCTGTGTACCAGCCTCTAACTTCTCCTGACCACGCTACCCGGACGCATGGGTCACAATAGGCTCCGAACCTGCACTTGATCGTTACATTATTTATGCAATGAATGTTCTTACTGACACACCATAATGGCAGGTCAGTAGAAGGTACCACACAGGGCACCAACCTAAGGCCAGCTCTATACAAGCGTTTTCTTGTTTGGATTTTAGTAATGGAATTATAGCAGCCTAATGTAAAAGTGGAGGAAAAGatatgaaaaatggagattaaatgtTTTAGTAGATGAGTAGTGACAGCCAGGCAGAAAGACTGGAGAAAGTGTAATTGAATAGGATCACTAATGCCTGTATTGGGGCCAGGAAAAGAGAGAACTTTTTCTTTTGATAGGCTTGCTTCACACAGCCGAGAGAATCGTGCaacatttgtgcgttgcgagagacacaaatctcgcacgaatatgaacccaattTCTTTTGAATATACATGTAAtaaacatgagcaatttttttttatccgcATTACATAACGGCGCGGGAAAAATTGTTGCATGTCCCATCATTGGGCTTTCCCTCGGAAcaactcacccattgttttcaatgaggccacaaaaacacatcgcacaattTATTTAGTCACCTGTGATGAAGGCAAGGCAATAATACACTATAGTGGAGCAGCTCACaatgaaaatgaaccagggggctGACAAATGTTTGTCTAAAACAGTTCAGCAAATCCTATTGCATATGGTTGGTCACTATGCCTATGCTAACAAAGGAGCATCTGAAGTAAAGGCTTCAATTTTGATGGCTGTATCACAATCGGACCACCCCTGGTTGGCAAATTGTTGCCTTCTCTGATGAGTCATGCATGTCTTCTGCTTCATTGAATGGATGGACCCTGGTGTATCAGGTGAGAAATATTAGAGAACTAACACCCTGAAaccactgctggaagaacacaagctgatGGCGGCAGCATTTTGGTCTGGAGAATTTTTTCATGGCATTCTCTGGGTCGACTCATCCCATAGGGATTTGGtaatgaatccatccttgcagattacGTACACTCATGTAGGCTGTTTGCCCTACCTGGGGAAGATGGGATCTTCCCGCAAGACAGTGCAACATGTCACATAGCTAGAAATGTCTGACAGTGTTTGGAAGAGCATGGCCAaaacttccaagtacttccctggtTACTCAATTCCCTAGACTTGAACCCATTGTGGAACCACCTTGGTCTATGGATCCTCTCCCACGCATTGTCCAGCAACTGCGGACcacactgcagtcagcatggctacAGAGACCTGAGGCCACCTAACAGCACCTTACTGAATTACACCCAGCCCGTCTAGCTGCTGTCCGTGTGACACATGGCAGTTACTCTGGATATTGGATAGTGGTCATAATTTTGTGACGCAATTCTGTACACGTACCAGTTTAGACACACCTTTTGATTCcatagtttttcctttttttctttcttttctaaattgtagattcatattgaagacacAAAAACTATGAACGAACCCAGATGgaattaagtagtaaacaaaaaaaagtctTAAAACAGATAAGGTTTTAGAGTTTACGTTCTTCAAAAGTAGTATCCTTTTGCTTTGATTGCAACTTGGCACAATCTGGGTattctctcaatcagcttcatgagATCGTCACCTGGAATGTTAACAGACATGCCTTGTTGAGTTCATTTGTGGAATTTCTTCCCTTCTTAATGTGTTTGAGCCAACCAGTTTTGTTGTGCAGAGTTTGGGTTGGTACACAGTTCCTTAGAGTGTTTAGCCCTATTCAACTACTGTTATAATCCACATTATGGCAAGAACCACTCAACTCGGTAAAGAGAAACGACAATCCATCattactttaaccctttacaatccactgtctgacgtctaaagacattatgatttaagactgtacagctccaatgttggaagatgtctgttggggttctctctgcctctctgctgtcggagcctatccaatgtgtcacctcatgcagtacttgctttagccagcatatagcgccgttgtgtaatggtagaaaaagagaaagccccctaggaaaatctggatacaaattggattggaaagggttaagacttaaGGTCAATCAGTCCAGAAAACGTCAAGAGCATTGATGGTACCCTCAAGTGTTTTCATGAAACGCTTCGATCAAACTACCTCTCATGAGGGCCGTGCCAGAAAAGGAAGACCAACAGTTACCTCTGCTGCAGCGGAGAAGTTCTTTAGAGTTACCAGCCTCAGAAACAGTAAATTACCAGCACCTCAGATTAGAGCCCACATAAATGCTTCACAGAGATCAAGTAGCAGACACATATCACATCAGTTGTTCAGAGGAGACTGCGAGAATCAGGCCTTTATGGTTGAAACATTGTTTTAAGAGAAAGATTGTTTCTACCATAAAATACTGAGAAACATTAAGAAGAAGGGAATTTCTTAGGGCAAGAAATACAAGAAATGGCCATTAGACCAGTGGAAATCTGTACTTTGACCTCATGAGATTTTTGGTTCTAACTGTCATATGTTTGTAAGACACAGAATAGGTGAGCAGATGGTTTCTACATGTGTTGTTCACACCATGAAGCATAAAGAAAGAGGTGTGATTGTGTGGGTGCTTTGCTGGCGACATTGTTGGTGATTTCTTAAAATTTCAAGGCACACTTACCAGAAGCATTTGGCATCAACATACTACCCTATCGGTTTTGCACTTAACGGAAACATCATTTGCTTTTCGACAGGACAATGTCCCCAAAAAGCCCTCTAGGCTATGTAAAGGCCATTTGATCAAGAAAGAGAGTGCTGCACCAGATGACATGGCTTCCATAATAACCCAACCTAAACCTAATTGAGATGGTTTGGGATGAGTTGGACCTCAGAGCGAAGGAAAAGCAGTCAACAAATGCTCAGCACTTATGGGAATTACCTCCAGACTATTGGAAAGCCATTTCAGGTGACAACTGTCTGGTCTACACAAGACGCGCTGGCTGTTTAACCTGTGATGCTAAACAAATACACACATAGCAAGCATATGTACCTGAACACATAACCAgataaaaaaaggtataaaagtaCGTGGTATTAGTTCGTGAATTGGCCAATTCACTTAGCCCATGAGCCCACTTCAAGGATCCTCGTTGTCTCGCAGGTCCCTACTCTGACAAGACAACTTCTACAAGAATCCTGCCTGCATGTGGGGTCATCATCCTgttagggacggccccacgcttGAACCTGAGGACCTAGCTCGCCCAAAGATGGTAAACAATCCAGCCGcagaggacacagttcacaccaacacattcTGGAATGCATCCAAAATGGAACAGGACTgatcacaccacatgtctggcaccctgcacagacacacagcacACATCACTGGCCATATCAATAGAACTACATGCATTTATTCAAACACGAGGGGGAACGAGGAAGACAGCTCCCTCTAGCCAGAGAGGCTGTTATTCATATGtaacagaccagtggtgattggctggctggagaaactccacacccacacctgtgaaggtgtgtacCTTGAAACCCGTaggacaacagatcccagcagcaaaacCTAACAAGGACCTCATAAAGCTAATTGAGAGAATGCAAGAGTGTGCAAAGCTGTTGattgaagaatctaaaatataaaacatattctggtttGCTTCACACTTTTTCGTTTGCTACTTAATTCCATATGTGCtccttcatagttttcatgtcttcaatataaATCTACAACACACAGAATAAATAAAACATGGAATGAAAAgggtgtgtccaaacttttgactgctACTGTAGATCATTTTGAAGAGATTAATTTTCATATTTTGTATTAATCAGTGTAAAAAGTAATTCTTTATGAATTAATGTTATTACACAATAAGAATAGAAAAAGTCCAAAGAGTGGATGTAAATACTTTTAATAAACCGTTTATATATTTGTAGTTAATTTAAATTCATATTTATCATCATAGTACATGAAAAGTGCCAGCAAATTATTCTTCCTGTCTAACTACAGGTGTATCCATCTTAACTTTAGGACAAGCCAAGACTGAAGAAATCATTCACATCGATGTACTGTATGTTACTAAAATCACATGTGATGCTTTTATTTTCCACGTCACAGTTTTGTTTCCTATATTATTTCTCTTTCAAGCTCATTAGCGTCACAGTCGACTTCTTTCAGCATTGATACCAGCCAAGAGATTGTTGTATTCGGATCCAAAATGTTGACCAAAGGTATTCTAATGTTCTTATCTCGGAAGATGCGATTCTGTATAGTCATAGCGACTATGGAATCAACACCCAGAGAACTGAGAAGAGTATTCATGGAGATATCACTAGCACTCACACCAGTCTGCTCACTAACTACTACCAAAAGGTAATCTTCAGGTTTTTCAGACTTACTTTGGGTGGATTGTCTCACCTTTGCAGTTTCTTCCAAGTTTTCATTTACATCCAACAAAACATTGTGAAACCTTTTCTTCAGCCCCGGAATGTAAGAAACCAGATTATTCTTCATGGCTTTAAAATCTAATTTTGCAATTGTTTGGTGGGTATTGTTTAATAAAAGACAATTCTTTAGATGAACTCGTATTTCTTCTGCATTTAATAGTAGGATTCCTTTTTCTTTTAAGCGTTCATGAATGTTGTGCTGGTTGAGTAATGCCCCAAGATTGAGGGCACCCCAACTGATCGACTGTCCACAAAGACCCAGATTTCTTCTGTATTGACAGAACACGTCTAGAAAAGAGTTGGCAGCAGCATAACTTGCTTGCCCTGAATTTCCAACTGATGAAGCCATAGATGAATAACAAACAAAATAGTCAAGTTTAATGTTTTTAGTAGCATGGTGAAGATTCACAGCTCCATCTACTTTTGGACTCAGGACTTTCTCAAACAAGAGCAAGTTTTGATTCTGCAGAATCCCATCATGAAAATCAGCAGCGCTGTGAAAGATACCTCTGATTGGAATTCTTGGAAATGTTTTTTGGATGGAATCTATGGCCTTTATGACTTCAGTATAGTTAGTTATGTTACATTGCAGGGTGACTATCTTTGTGTTTTCTTTCTCAATCTCAGCTATTTGTTGCACCATTTCAAGAGTTGGATTTTGTCTGGATAAAATGACAACGTTGTCACCTCCATTCTGTAGAATGAATTTCACCGTTTCAAACCCAAGACCAGTCAGACCACCTGTGACTATATAAACACCGCAgtgctgaaaaagcttttgagCAGGTGAGGACCCAGAAATCTTTGGGGTTATACTATTGTCTAGCTTAAGGAGAGGTAAGGTCTGAACTGTTGAGTAGCTGCACAGTGAATTCTTCCCTTCAGATGTATTGCATTGTGGTTGGGTGATAGACTCCAGAATATTGATTTCAGATGGTATAGAATATAGCCATTTGTGTAAGGCACTTGCAAACCGTTGTAAATATGATTTGTGAAGCACAGCAGCAAAATCAAGTACATGAACATGAACGTCTTGCCTAGTGTAAAGTAtcaggttttttacatttttctggtcTGATAGGATAATGACATTTTTAAGAAGAGGCAGTTGAGTGAGTGCTTCTCTGGATATACCTTCAGCTGTGGGAAGAACTACCATAGAAACACACATTTTGTCTTTTATCATATTCCCATTGGATATGACAACTTCCCAGCCTGCTTGTTCTGCTGTTTTGCATAAAACTCTGCATAAAATGGACTTTGGATCTGATGTCACTATTGCCAGTTGTggtttattttttgcacatggTAGTTGGTGATGTAATATTTCCCAGGCTAAAACAAAGAAAGAGATACAGGGAGACTTTCTTAATACAGCTGCTTCCTTAACCAAGTAGCAAACATTCTCGGGAACCCTTATTTTGGAGGTTGCAACAACTGGATAACATACGGCAACTCTATCCCCAACTTGAATTTTTTTGACATCTTTCCCAACTGCGCTAACAATTCCAGCAAAATCCAGAGCAATGAGCTCATGCTTTTCACTTGTTGTCCAATACAAAGCACATCCATAAATCCAACTTGAAAGGCTAACAGGAAAATAATCATCTGTGTGGGCACAAATTTTGTCAATATTAATCTCTATTTCTTTGCCCTTTAATTCTGAAAATGTGGAATTTGTAAATTCGGCAGAAACGTCCCTTATTTTGTAGGGATCTGAGGTGCGCAGGGTAAAATGATCAGAAAGCTGTAAAGATTCTATTTGCTGTGTTTTCTTTTCAGTGTCAGTGGGAATTATTTCATTGGTATAAATGAAACCGTCATTAATCCAGATCTCTGGATGGTCCTCTGGATTATAATTTAGGAGAACCTTGGCTAGTGCCGCAACATCTCGGGGACTTGAGGAGCTAACGTCAATCAGCTGAAATGTAATGTCTGGCATTTCAATTACACAAGCTCTTGTCATTCCAACAAAAGCAAATCCAGGGTTGATGTGATCCACTGTGCCTTCAACAGTTCTGAAGGTAACCGTCCGGATAGTAGGCTTGGGGTTTATTTGCCTCACTGATAAAATAAGCTGGCGATAGACATCACAACACTTTGCTAGGTATAGGGTGGGATTGCCTAGAGATTGCTCAGTAGGTTTGTGGACTCCCCACATAAACACAATATCTTTGCAGTTACTGTTAAAGAGCTTTTCTGCCTGTAGATCTGAATCCCAGCTGTTGAAGGTTATGTAGCTCAGTCCATTTTGGATATATTTTGATAATTGTTCGCCAACTCCCAAATTATCAGAATAAACCAATATATTTGACTTGTTTTCCTGCATGTCTCTGCTTTCGGAAGATTGCGTCCATTTAACTTGGAAAAATTTTTTCTCTTGTTTGTTTGCCGTTTGATTCAGAAACGCAATTTTAACGCTTTTTATTTCTACTAAAAGGGAACCATTGTTATCTACAAAGCATCCACATAATTCAACGTACGTCTGggttgtttttattgtttttatgtaGATGATCATTTCATCTTGAAGAGGCTGTAGAATCCTCAAGCTTTCTATGGATGATGGAAAGCCCACTGTAGAGTCCTTGGTACAAGTTCCCACACAAACTGCCACTTGTAGGAAACAATCTAAAATGACTGGATGTATGTGATACTCGTACATTGTTTCTTTGACTTCTTCACTCACTTTTACTCTGGCAATCCCTTCTTTGAGATCTTTTCCATAATAAACATCGCCCAACAGTCTGTAAATCTTCCCATATTCAAATCCAATTGAAAAGAGATGGTCATAAAAACTCTGTTGAGAGAAAATAGTAGAACATCTTTGGAAGATCTGTTCAGTTGAGATTCTTTTGCTCGTGTCAAGTAAACGATGAGTTTTTTCTATTTGCCCCATTGCAAAAACATGTGATGTTAGAACTTCAAAATGAAGTATATGATATTCTTGTTTCTGATGTAGTTTGACATTAAGGTCTACTGAATCCTGATGGAGAACACATGGCCTAGAAAACATTACACTGATTTCAAGAAAAGTTAAAGGCACTTTAGGTTTGAAGCTGATAGCTGCTCCTGCCAATCCCAGTTCAACATAGAGTGCACCTGGAATAAGGACGGAGCCCATGTTTTTGTGTTCATAGACAtagggtgtatttttttttgatATTTTACACCTGAACTCAGTGAAATCTTCACTCATGCTGTGGATTAATGGGTGATTGGGACTTAATGCGGTTTGGTTTCCCTGTCTGATTTTTTCAAATTGAATATCTTGCTTGATGTGATCAAACCTGTATCTTGGAATTGTGGATGGAGCAGATTTATAGGCTTCAAATACATTACACCAGTTAGGATTGTATCCATGTGCAAAAAGTGCAATCAGCATAGAAAAAATGGTCTCATACTCTTTTTGGGGCTCGATAGCAGATAATACTGTTGTCTTGGCTCCTAATGTTTCAATTATGCTGCTGTGTAATGTTCTACGAGGACCGATTTCAAGAAAGAGGACATTTTCTTTATCTCTTGCTGAAGCTTCTATAGCTTGCTGAAAGGCAACTGGTTCAGAAATATTTTTAGCCCAGTAATCGCCAGTGGTGAAATCTCCTTTGGATGCAGGTTTTCCTGTCACTGTTGAAAGAAGATCAATTTCCATATTTTGTTCTTGTAAATCCCTCAACGTCTCTTTTACCTCATTAAGTATTGGATCCATCATGGGGCTGTGGTATGCAGCACCGACATCAAGTAGATGGAGAAATATATCATTTGAACTGTAATCTTTGGTCAGTTTTTTCTTGAGCTGGTCTATTGTTTCACCATCTCCAGAAACTGTGCAGGAAGTAGGACTGTTATAAGCAGCAATGCAAACTTTTCCCTTGTAAGATGCAGTTATTTTTGACAATTCTGTAACTTTAATATTTCCAACCACCAAC
This genomic window from Eleutherodactylus coqui strain aEleCoq1 chromosome 12, aEleCoq1.hap1, whole genome shotgun sequence contains:
- the LOC136586635 gene encoding mycocerosic acid synthase-like polyketide synthase isoform X3 encodes the protein MNDLEDQIAIVGIGCNFPGGEGIDNFWKVLVEEKNCTTEIPEERFNIKHWYDSDSNKPGKICTKRAAFVEGINEFDHKLFGIRKFETKNMDPQQKLLLECTYRALEDGGYPTESISGSDTGVFIGIMNRDAYSIYNNCADNINHLNGVGTALCMAANRISYCFNLTGPSLTIDTACSSFFVALHYACQSIQQGDCDMAICGAVNCIIESRMYVMLSKAKMLSPDGICKPFSNKADGYGRGEGCGVVLLKPLKKAVEDYNKIWGIICKSAVNQDGQSVTPITKPSQYQHEKLLQYIYKTIDPCSIQYVEAHGTGTPIGDPIEAASLGNIIGRKRSSGMKPLKIGSVKGNIGHSECASGVAGLIKVLLMMHHEIIIPSLHYSKENGIKIIEESNLEIPTCPEKWQEDSKFGRMAGINNFGFGGTNAHVVVKQYKPKYPQYHSKRPVELFILSAASEKSLHLSIEDTQQMLSKATSLTLENLVYTAACRRSHLNHEYRTGFLTSSLTQLNQQIQIVKKDTAPAKSSPQIVFVLCGNGVLYKEMCKIFLELEPVFRKKCEEIDEMIRVYTPLSVVQLLQNKFDDFSRPDVAQLLLFTVQVSLVSLLKHWGVRADCILGHSVGEVAAAHCSGILSLEDAVKVIYYRSALQCKVTGGKMLVVGNIKVTELSKITASYKGKVCIAAYNSPTSCTVSGDGETIDQLKKKLTKDYSSNDIFLHLLDVGAAYHSPMMDPILNEVKETLRDLQEQNMEIDLLSTVTGKPASKGDFTTGDYWAKNISEPVAFQQAIEASARDKENVLFLEIGPRRTLHSSIIETLGAKTTVLSAIEPQKEYETIFSMLIALFAHGYNPNWCNVFEAYKSAPSTIPRYRFDHIKQDIQFEKIRQGNQTALSPNHPLIHSMSEDFTEFRCKISKKNTPYVYEHKNMGSVLIPGALYVELGLAGAAISFKPKVPLTFLEISVMFSRPCVLHQDSVDLNVKLHQKQEYHILHFEVLTSHVFAMGQIEKTHRLLDTSKRISTEQIFQRCSTIFSQQSFYDHLFSIGFEYGKIYRLLGDVYYGKDLKEGIARVKVSEEVKETMYEYHIHPVILDCFLQVAVCVGTCTKDSTVGFPSSIESLRILQPLQDEMIIYIKTIKTTQTYVELCGCFVDNNGSLLVEIKSVKIAFLNQTANKQEKKFFQVKWTQSSESRDMQENKSNILVYSDNLGVGEQLSKYIQNGLSYITFNSWDSDLQAEKLFNSNCKDIVFMWGVHKPTEQSLGNPTLYLAKCCDVYRQLILSVRQINPKPTIRTVTFRTVEGTVDHINPGFAFVGMTRACVIEMPDITFQLIDVSSSSPRDVAALAKVLLNYNPEDHPEIWINDGFIYTNEIIPTDTEKKTQQIESLQLSDHFTLRTSDPYKIRDVSAEFTNSTFSELKGKEIEINIDKICAHTDDYFPVSLSSWIYGCALYWTTSEKHELIALDFAGIVSAVGKDVKKIQVGDRVAVCYPVVATSKIRVPENVCYLVKEAAVLRKSPCISFFVLAWEILHHQLPCAKNKPQLAIVTSDPKSILCRVLCKTAEQAGWEVVISNGNMIKDKMCVSMVVLPTAEGISREALTQLPLLKNVIILSDQKNVKNLILYTRQDVHVHVLDFAAVLHKSYLQRFASALHKWLYSIPSEINILESITQPQCNTSEGKNSLCSYSTVQTLPLLKLDNSITPKISGSSPAQKLFQHCGVYIVTGGLTGLGFETVKFILQNGGDNVVILSRQNPTLEMVQQIAEIEKENTKIVTLQCNITNYTEVIKAIDSIQKTFPRIPIRGIFHSAADFHDGILQNQNLLLFEKVLSPKVDGAVNLHHATKNIKLDYFVCYSSMASSVGNSGQASYAAANSFLDVFCQYRRNLGLCGQSISWGALNLGALLNQHNIHERLKEKGILLLNAEEIRVHLKNCLLLNNTHQTIAKLDFKAMKNNLVSYIPGLKKRFHNVLLDVNENLEETAKVRQSTQSKSEKPEDYLLVVVSEQTGVSASDISMNTLLSSLGVDSIVAMTIQNRIFRDKNIRIPLVNILDPNTTISWLVSMLKEVDCDANELEREII